The Aminipila terrae nucleotide sequence ACTGCATCATGACTAAATAAAACAGTACCTACATCATTTGACATATTATCAGTACAGTTCATTAATTCTACAATATGATCTCTGTTTGCATGGGAAGTCCTTATAATGAAATCAATGATTCTGTCCTGCATCTTTCTAAAATAATCGAAGGTAGGCTCTGCTCCGATTATCATTCCACTCATCCTGATGGGATGCAGTGTCATAGTGGCACTTTCTGCAATAAATGAATATTTAGCTGCTGTAGCCAGAGGAATACCTATGCTGTGTCCTCCGCCTAATACTAATGAAACTGTAGGCTTTGATAAAGTTGCAATCAGTTCTGCTATGGCTAATCCTGCCTCCACATCTCCTCCCACAGTATTAAGAATTGTTAAGAGCCCTTTTATCTGGTCATTCTCTTCTATGGCTGTCAGCTGAGGTATAATGTGCTCGTACTTTGTGGTCTTATCTGTAGGAGCAGCAAAGGTATGACCTTCTATACTGCCAATGATAGGAAGACATAATATGTCACTCTTAAAATTCTCTACAGTGTTTGTAACACCCAGTTCCTTTATATTTTCTTTTGCTTCTGACAAGTCGGATTCTTTTTTTGGCGTATTATCCCTTGTTTCTTCTTCCTTATTCTGAAAATTGTTCATAAAACACTCCTTAAATAAATAATAT carries:
- a CDS encoding ClpP family protease, producing MNNFQNKEEETRDNTPKKESDLSEAKENIKELGVTNTVENFKSDILCLPIIGSIEGHTFAAPTDKTTKYEHIIPQLTAIEENDQIKGLLTILNTVGGDVEAGLAIAELIATLSKPTVSLVLGGGHSIGIPLATAAKYSFIAESATMTLHPIRMSGMIIGAEPTFDYFRKMQDRIIDFIIRTSHANRDHIVELMNCTDNMSNDVGTVLFSHDAVKVGLIEEIGGLSQALNKLYQMIDEEEKIKNN